DNA sequence from the Sneathiella sp. P13V-1 genome:
CTGCTCAAGCTCAGCTTTTAATGTAGCGGCAACATCCAGATATGAGTTTAGATATTCCGGTTTGACCTCTACTTCAAATATGACAGCAATCATGGCTCTATTTCCTTAAATCCCTTAATAAACAGGTGCGCTTCTCTTCCAAAGAAGCTCATTTGAATACTCTGCCCCGTCACGCCCCTTCTGTGGCGTTGTCTTCAACAAGAGGTTATCCCCTTGCCAAATGATGGTTCGAATAAGATCGGTGCCGAGCCACTCCGGAATTGTCGATAAACTTACCTCATGAAAAACTTCATCGCCCTTCACATAAAAGCGACCACCATAGGAAAGTGACTTTTTAGCTGACGTGTCACTACGCGCAGGTTCATCTCCAAAGTCAGCACGCATCAGAAATCCTGACATCATTCCTTCGCGAGTGTAGATAAGCTGGCCTTTTCCGTCTTCTCCCATGGGGAAGCTATAAAACTCACCATTGCGAACAGAACGCCAGTCTTGCAACTCCCAAACGCCGATAAGTTTTTCGACAATCTCTTGAGACATAGATTTTCCCTTATTTTTATTATTTTCGTTAGTCTGCATCAGATTGCCCCAAAAGCCGAGACAAAAAAACCGGCCGCGAAGGGCCGGTTTTTGTTTCAAGTTACATTCGACTTATTCGCTTTCATCCTCTTCAGGGGTGCCTTGCATTTCATCCCCAAGGATACCGGCATTAGCGCGGATTTTGTTTTCAATTTCCGCAGT
Encoded proteins:
- a CDS encoding lipocalin-like domain-containing protein, which codes for MSQEIVEKLIGVWELQDWRSVRNGEFYSFPMGEDGKGQLIYTREGMMSGFLMRADFGDEPARSDTSAKKSLSYGGRFYVKGDEVFHEVSLSTIPEWLGTDLIRTIIWQGDNLLLKTTPQKGRDGAEYSNELLWKRSAPVY